The stretch of DNA tttttgagAGAAATTTATCTCTCTAAGAATTTAGAGGGAGAGAAACTTATCTAATTCGGAAAAGTCGTTTGGTTGCGCATGCGGGAGTTGAATTTTACAGGAGTTGTGAACTATCTAGGGGGGTTATTCAATTCCACCATTATGTAGGCATTCAAAACTCTTTGGAAAATTAAATACCTACATTTTGCCAAAAAAATTGACAACCAAACATCCTCTCCTTTTTACAATTCACGGAATTTTTATTTTCCCATGAATTGAAAGGGCGACCAAACATGCAGTAGAGATCACATGTCCCACTTTTATGTCCTATTTTCTTAAAATCTTGACACATCACATTTGAAATAATAAAAATGATAATATTATATTTCAAAGTACTAATGTGTCATTAGGAGAGGTAATGGACAAACGAGGCCTAAATCAATCTATTACCATTAAATAAAGTTGATGCAAATCAAAGGTTGTCCCCACAAAATATTTAAAAAAGTAGACAAAATAGATCTTGGAGATCCTCCGACAAATCTGTTTCGTCAAGTGTCCAAATCTGTTGATATCTTGAACGTAATTTTCCAAATCCTTTGCTAATTGGGATTTGGATTTGAATTCCCTACCTAAATATAAACCAAACCCATCAACTCTTACTTCTCATATTCCCAATTTCTTATTTGAAATTCCCTCTCTTCTTTTAATAAACTTTCTCAAATCCCATATCAATGGATACCCAATTTCATGTTCTAGCTGTTGATGACAGTATAATTGACAGAAAACTAATCCAAAAACTCCTTCAGACTTCATCTTTTCAAGGTATTTTCACTTTCATGTCATTTATTTTTGTACAAATTTTACACTAAGAAACCATTCAAAGTTAAATCATATGTAAGACCTGTCTTACTTTATAATTTGTGTTGATCTGACGTTGTTGTGTGTGTATATTTGCAGTTACAGCAGTTGATTCACCAAATAAGGCACTAGAATATCTTGGGAATGAATTGGGAATTGAGGTGAATATGATAATAACAGATTATTCAATGCCAGGAATGACAGGGTATGAACTTTTGAAGAAGATAAAGGAATCAGAAAGATTCAAAGATATTCCAGTTGTGATTATGTCATCTGAGAATATTCCTTCTAGGATTAGTATGTGTTTACAAGATGGTGCTCATGATTTCTTTCTAAAACCTGTCCAATTGTCTGATGTTGATAAGCTTATGCCTCATTTGTTGAGGACCAAACTCAACAATTTATGCAATTTCCAACATCAAACTTTGTTGGATTGGCACTCTCTTTGTCAAGGTTGCACATAGAAGAAAGTTGTATAGTTTCCGAGTTCAGGCAGATGGAACTGAAATGACAAGACCTATATGGCTCCCATCTACGCAGTCTCGGCTTTGATTAGTCGCATTATGACAACAAGTTTTTCAGTTGAATCGCGAATAGCCTGCGGATCCACTGTCCACAAAGATAGTCTAAATTAGATTGATTAAGAGGAATTTTGTCGATCATCCTCTTGATTGTAGCACATATTAGAATAATGGGATGGGGTGGGATAAACATGTTGTAATAAGGAGGATACAGATATGGTCTCCAACAATTATTTTCAAAGATAAATTAATCTCTACTTGTTTGGTCTCCAACGATTTTGTACACTTTCTTTCGTTGGGAGATCTTTCGAATATGTAACTTGTACTCCGTAGCTTGTAATTgtaattaagaaaaatatatttgtgATATTATTTAGTTTGTATTAATCCACCCCTTTTTTCTGGTACAATAGATGGGCGAACCCCAAAGTAG from Silene latifolia isolate original U9 population chromosome 10, ASM4854445v1, whole genome shotgun sequence encodes:
- the LOC141605636 gene encoding two-component response regulator ARR9-like, encoding MDTQFHVLAVDDSIIDRKLIQKLLQTSSFQVTAVDSPNKALEYLGNELGIEVNMIITDYSMPGMTGYELLKKIKESERFKDIPVVIMSSENIPSRISMCLQDGAHDFFLKPVQLSDVDKLMPHLLRTKLNNLCNFQHQTLLDWHSLCQGCT